DNA sequence from the Pomacea canaliculata isolate SZHN2017 linkage group LG7, ASM307304v1, whole genome shotgun sequence genome:
gagtgacCGAGACGAGAATTGAACCAATGGCTGTCAACCCTCACTATATTGGCGACAGTCGCTGTCTGTTACGGCCCCGGGCAACCAGGTAGACGTGTTGGGGATGTAGACTCATTGAACAGTtataatgaatatatatatgaatgcgTTTAGAACATGGGAGACATCCGAATACAAAGAGGAAAAGAGTAGTGTGGTCAGGTTTCTTGTGACATACTTGCATAAATCAAACTTTGTCTTTCCTCGGATCACTGAGCTTGATTTAAAATCTACAGATCAGGCCCGTGGTTACCAAGCTCTGTGGCAACGTGGGGAACTGCAGGGCCAGTgttttgtttccgaagttacaAACCGGAGTCCAGACCACGCAGATGCTGTTTACCCTGAAGTCTTAGCTATAAAGTTTAgacaaagatgccctggggaACAGAAACATGAAGATGTGTCTGTAGGGTGTGAGCATCACATCATTACTACGGAAATAAGACGATTTTCCTTCAGTTGCCAGTCTTGCTGTGGAGAAACGACTTCCTCTCGCTTGACGACCACGGCGTCACGTCCTGTGTGTTCAGTACAGACACACACCACATTGCAGCAAACCCTGTAGCTGGTGAATGGTAGTTTGTCACACATTCAACCTTCCACGTGTTTTGCTGTTGAATGATATTGTCTTGTAGAGAGAGGTGAGTCTGTCCACAGCTTTGCAGTCCTTGTAACTGCCTTCTTATAGACTGTGTTCTAGAGTGTTCCAGAACGccgctctttctttcattcattcatcctgTGAATGGTGCCAACTGCTGGGACCAATACCGTTGCTCTTATCAGTGCTGGTCACCAGACCTTACTTATTCACACCGTCAGTTGGTAAAGTCTTGCACTTCCTTTGCCgttgcctgtcgtctgcttgacttCGCTTCCAAAGTGTAGTGTGGGACTGCCATGGTTAGTGTCACTTGCTCCGGGAAATAGGAAAACACATTATCACTGCTTCACATCTCCAGTCACAGAAATGAATTTATCTGCAAAATAGAGTGTCCAGAGCACTACCAATTATTTAACAGCACCATCTACAGGTATCTGTGAGATTTGTTACTACCTCTAAGCCGCCACATCACATGCTAGCATCAGTTTATTCACAAAGAACTCGACAGCTGTATCACCAATGGCCTTTTGAAGATGAGAAAACTCAGCTACCCACTGTTGCTGACAGCGATCTGTTTGAGTGCAACCTCTGTCTACATCACCTTCTACAGATCTCTAGGGGTAGGTGTAATTGTACTGCCGCCTctatgaatgaagaaaatgtacctgaatgtttgtatgtaggtacacgtgcatgcatgcttcAATGTAACTTTGAGCATGGTGAAAAGCTGTCTCCCAAAGAGAAAAGTGCACGTGACTTTTCTTCCTGGTAGGTGCAACAAGAGGTCTCCTTATATTTCTCGTGTCTTTTGGATCTGACTGCGATACGGATTTGTTGTCTTTCGCGAAGGAGTCTGTAAACATGGCGACTTGTATGAATCTATCCAAAGCTGTCTTAGATGTCattgaaagcaaataaaattagcTATAAAGGATTTAGAACACTAGTATCTATTATTTAAACCCAACTTACTATCTAAgttggggtgtttttttttgtttttttttgtaagtttgttgttgttgacgataAAGAATTTATACTTTTTCAAGTGATCCTCGACTTTCCCACAGACGACAGAAACATTTCCATGGAAACCATACGATATGAAAGAAGTAGACTGCATGAAGTTGTTTGCTGGCGACATGAAGGAGTTGACTCGTTCGAAACAAGTCCACAAAGACCTGCCTGCTCTTCCCACCGAGAAGGACATAACCAGGCTGGCCAAGAACTGCCGCAATTTTGTGCGGGTGTATGGGTTCATAATGAACTTTCTGacagaggaggaaagaaactttCCTATTGCCTACAGCATCCTGGTATTTAAAGATGCTCACCAGGTATGTATATATACGGTTAGACATCTCTAAAATGAAACTTGCGTCCCTCTTTTTGCTGTGTAGTTGTTTACTTGCCTACTGAGACTACTGTCGTTAGCTGCCAAGCGACGGAGGCAAGAAATCTCGGCCtcaatagtcatcatcatcgtcgtcgtcgtcatcatcatcatcatcatcatcatcatcatcatcatcatcatcttcagtgTGAGATGATTGCCATGTAAAGTATCGAGTGCAGTTTTGTATCTTCGCGTCTTCTTATTGACTTCTCAAAAGCTAAATCTCTATCTTATATTGTTAGCACCTGGTTGACCTGTTAATATCATATTGTAGAATTACCttgttttttctatttgttttgtatGCTGGAAGGTAACTCAGTTGTTACAAGCCATATATCGGCCTCAGAACGTCTACTGTATCCATGTCGACCAAAAGGCGGACCAGTCCTACCGTGACACAATGGCAGCCATCGCTGACTGCTTCCATAATGTCTTTCTCGCCTCACGAAGTGTGGACGTTGAGTGGGGGAGGTTCACTGTGCTGGAACCAGAACTCATCTGCATGAGAGACCTGTGGCCCttcaagaaatggaaatatttcatcaaCCTGACGGGACAGGAGTTTCCGCTGAGAACCAACTTTGAGCTTGTTCGTATTTTAACGGCGTACAACGGCGCCAACGACGTAGACACTGTCGAAACGTGAGTCGCCCAGAAAGTCAAAAATACGATTTGTGGGTATGTTAACTATGCTGGATGGAGAGACGGGCGGACAAGCACATATAAACGAATGACGGATGCATAAACAAATGAAGATGCCTAAATTTTTCTAGGGAAAGATTGCATTATGAaaaatcagcatcatcatcgtcatcatcatcatcatcattattatcttcTTCATTACCGTTACCGTCACCACTAACACCACCTGCACTTCTTCTACCACTTGTCCAATACATAATGTTAAACATGATATATCCTTTATCGGATAAtttgtgcagatgactggaGTCAATGTAGTTTACTCACGATTGTGCATAGGAAGTTAGATGACCGCTTGTCATCGGCAGGCCCGCCCCCGCACGGCATCGTCCCGACCATGGGGTCAGTGCACATCGCTGTCAACAGGGACTTCGTGGACTACGTTCTCCACAGTCCAGTCGCTCAGGACCTTCTAGAGTGGACTCAGTTTGTTGCTATTCCTGATGAGACGTTCTTCTCCTCCCTCAACCACAACCCGCAGCTTGGCATCAGAGGTTCTTATAAAGGTGGGCAcgcagcagaaaataaaataatttctgctgACCCACGTTTATACTATGAACACATCATCAAAGAATATCAGAAACAGGTTTAAATTCATTTGTTGAGGTAGTAGGAGGGAGAAAGTAGAGAGGACTATGCTATGGTCTGAAAACCCAGACAGGAGGGTTCCTGTACTCACAGTCTAGCAAGAGTAAAACTCGACAGTCTGTCCAAGTGTTGTTCAATTATTAACAGTGCAGGTCCTTACcgttcttcatttccttttagaTATTACCTTTTTAATTATGTAAGTGCCAAAGAGGCGATGTTGTCCGTTATATAGATTTGGAAGTTCTGTCAGATTTTACTGTTCTATTAATATATCTGTTGCTATAGTGATATTTTAAGAAGTTCACCTCgttctttgtctttctcgtTTTCCAGGCCCACGTGAAAGGGATCACGTTTTCAAGCCATCTCTCACTCGATTCAAAAACTGGAAATTACGTCCCTTTGATCATCCTTGCGCTGGTGGACTGCGCGTGCGCCAGGTGTGCATCTTGTCAACAggtgatctccctttgctgGACACGCGCCCAGAGATGTTCGCCAACAAGTTCTACCAGGACTACAGTCGTGTGGCACTGGAGTGTCTACATCAACGACTGTACAACCACACGAAGGACGAGTTCCTAGGCATGATGGAGTTTGATACAAGTTATTACAGCAATTTAGCTTTCGTAAACAATACGGTGACTGCCGAGGAGGCTACGCAGATATTAGACACTGAGTCAACATTTATATCAGCGCTTAATTCTCTGACTGCTATGCTGGGgatgttttagtttagtttatgaGCTTTAACTTATCAGGCGTCTCCTTAATGCGTTGggaaaatgtataaatgtttggATGATGTATAATATATTTTGGAAGAACAAGTTTTCGAGGTAGATAAACACGTAAGACCATTTACAACCCTCCTCAACCTAAAACATCACTTAATATGCACAATGGATAATTTTTTCTGAAGCTTTACTAAGGTAGTTCAATTGTAATTTATGAAAAGTTAACCTGCGTTCAGACAAATAAATCAGGTTTGGAACGAGaaaatcatataaatattttgctaaAAGTTCTTCTAAATAtgtgataatttgttttaagcTGAATAAAAGGGGGATATGTCCttggttatttttcttgtgattttcaTCGGTAATATTGTGTAGCAGGCTAGAATAAGCTGCAGGTAGACATACACAGTACAAAAGATACGTGATGTTATTTGCAGAAGTCAACTTCAAATGTAGTAACTGAATAATAGGGCTAAGGTAAGAGCTTCAGACTTGGTGCTACAGTGTCAAAAGACAGGAATGTATGACAACTTGGAGGTTTATGACCACACACTAGTATAATAGAGAGATCACATATAATTAGAAATTATAGAGAGATCACATTACGGATCTGTCTCGATATAAAGTAAGACAAACACTAGTTGGCAGACAGACATTGAAGAGacggaaagacagaaggaagagcAGGTAACTTTAAAGTTCAGGTTAGTTGCTGTTTCACGTCGATCATGGTAGTTATCTCTAATGTAGTCTACTGTTGAATAaattgttggattttttttttttctgaacttatGGCAGCCTTGTGAAGATAATGAGTTTGAAAGATTGGAAAGATtggattctctctctctctcctgttctCTTGTGTAGGTGATGTACACGGAGCACCAGTCATGGTTCAATCGCTTGTCTTGTCTGTTTGGATGTGGTCATCTTTTGTTGGTGACGATGCGGGACGTTATGAGTGGCCACTGTGGCTGGCTGTGAGAAGGATGGGAGTGAGCACGGCGCACGTTAATGAAGACAATGTTTTTTTCCGGCTTAATTACTGTATTATAACCGTTTATTATACTACAGTACAGagacacatctccagatatcctctacttGTCTTAACCTTTTCTTTGTCATAGTGGCCGCCGGTTGTGTTGAACAGTTGGTGTACTTTGACGTGGAATGTTTATCAACATGTTTATTGCAGCGAGTCCTATTGCTTAGGACGAAGATACgtcagaatgaaaaaaagaaaaaaaacatacaacTGTCCCTAGCGAACACAATAACATAGTCAAAGTTGTTCCGATCCAATGAACATTATGGATCTGGTACACGGCAATACAGAAACATCCTGCAGTCAATATGTATTAAGGGAGCTCTAGGACtgctttttgtaaaatttataacaATATGTCATCTACAGAAGCCAACGAAATTGAAGTCAGATGAGGTTATTCTAAATAAATTGGTCCCGCCTTTGTTCTGGTCGTGACTCCCACATCTGTCGCTATTTTCGTGAAATTGCTTGTCTACACAAAT
Encoded proteins:
- the LOC112568760 gene encoding beta-1,3-galactosyl-O-glycosyl-glycoprotein beta-1,6-N-acetylglucosaminyltransferase-like: MRRLSYSLFLTAICLSATSVYIALYRSLRTTETFPWKPYDMKEVDCMKLFAGDMKELTRSKQVHKDLPALPTEKDITRLAKNCRNFVRVYGFIMNFLTEEERNFPIAYSILVFKDAHQVTQLLQAIYRPQNVYCIHVDQKADQSYRDTMAAIADCFHNVFLASRSVDVEWGRFTVLEPELICMRDLWPFKKWKYFINLTGQEFPLRTNFELVRILTAYNGANDVDTVETKLDDRLSSAGPPPHGIVPTMGSVHIAVNRDFVDYVLHSPVAQDLLEWTQFVAIPDETFFSSLNHNPQLGIRGSYKGPRERDHVFKPSLTRFKNWKLRPFDHPCAGGLRVRQVCILSTGDLPLLDTRPEMFANKFYQDYSRVALECLHQRLYNHTKDEFLGMMEFDTSYYSNLAFVNNTVTAEEATQILDTESTFISALNSLTAMLGMF